Proteins from one Podarcis raffonei isolate rPodRaf1 chromosome 1, rPodRaf1.pri, whole genome shotgun sequence genomic window:
- the LRRC4C gene encoding leucine-rich repeat-containing protein 4C — MLNKMTLHPQQIMIGPRFNRALFDPLLVVLLALQLLVVAGLVRAQTCPSVCSCSNQFSKVICVRKNLREVPDAISTNTRLLNLHENQIQIIKVNSFKHLRHLEVLQLSRNHIRTIEIGAFNGLANLNTLELFDNRLSTIPNGAFVYLSKLKELWLRNNPIESIPSYAFNRIPSLRRLDLGELKRLSYISEGAFEGLSNLRYLNLAMCNLREIPNLTPLVKLDELDLSGNHLTAIKPGSFQGLMHLQKLWLIQSQIQVIERNAFDNLQSLVEINLAHNNLTLLPHDLFTPLRLERIHLHHNPWNCNCDILWLSWWIKDKAPSNTACCARCNTPPSLKGRYIGELDLNYFTCYAPVIVEPPTDLNVTEGMAAELKCRASTSLTSISWITPNGSVITHGAYRVRISVLSDGTLNFTRVTAQDTGLYTCLVSNSVGNTTASATLNVTAQECITYFSTITVETVEPSQDEARTTEQVWPTPVIEWDTTNVTTSLTPQSTRSTEKTFTIAVTDLSNGIPGIDEVMKTTKIIIGCFVAITLMAAVMLVIFYKMRKQHHRQNHHAPTRTVEIINVDDELTGDTPIESHLPMPAIEHEHLNHYNSYKSPFNHTTTVNTINSIHSSVHEPLLIRMNSKDNVQETQI; from the coding sequence ATGTTGAACAAGATGACCTTACATCCACAGCAGATAATGATAGGTCCTAGGTTTAACAGGGCCCTATTTGACCCCTTGCTTGTGGTGCTACTGGCTCTTCAACTTCTTGTGGTGGCTGGTTTGGTTAGAGCTCAGACTTGCCCGTCTGTCTGTTCCTGCAGCAATCAGTTTAGCAAAGTAATTTGTGTGAGGAAGAATCTGAGAGAGGTCCCTGACGCCATCTCCACAAACACACGGTTATTGAATCTCCATGAGAACCAGATCCAAATCATTAAGGTGAATAGCTTCAAACACCTGAGACATCTAGAAGTCTTGCAGCTGAGCAGAAATCACATTAGAACAATTGAAATAGGGGCCTTCAATGGTCTGGCTAATCTCAATACTTTGGAACTTTTTGACAATCGTCTTAGCACCATCCCGAATGGGGCTTTTGTGTACTTGTCAAAACTGAAGGAGCTTTGGTTGCGAAACAACCCCATTGAGAGTATTCCTTCTTATGCTTTTAATAGAATCCCTTCCCTGCGAAGGTTGGACTTGGGGGAATTGAAAAGGCTTTCATATATCTCAGAAGGTGCCTTTGAAGGTCTGTCCAATTTGAGGTATTTGAACCTTGCTATGTGCAACCTTCGGGAGATCCCTAACCTCACGCCACTTGTAAAACTGGATGAGCTAGACCTTTCTGGGAATCACTTAACTGCTATCAAGCCTGGGTCCTTTCAAGGATTAATGCACCTTCAGAAATTGTGGCTGATCCAATCCCAGATTCAAGTGATTGAAAGGAATGCCTTTGATAACCTTCAGTCGCTAGTGGAGATCAACCTGGCCCACAACAATCTAACACTACTGCCTCACGACCTCTTTACACCTCTCCGTCTAGAAAGGATCCACCTACATCACAACCCTTGGAACTGCAACTGTGACATCCTGTGGCTCAGCTGGTGGATTAAAGACAAAGCGCCCTCGAACACTGCATGCTGTGCCCGTTGCAACACGCCTCCTAGCTTGAAAGGGAGGTACATTGGTGAGCTGGACCTGAATTACTTCACGTGCTACGCTCCTGTGATTGTGGAGCCACCAACAGACCTCAACGTCACTGAAGGCATGGCTGCAGAGCTGAAATGCCGAGCATCGACGTCCCTGACCTCTATATCTTGGATTACTCCAAATGGGTCTGTTATAACACATGGGGCTTATAGGGTTCGGATTTCTGTGCTCAGCGATGGCACGTTAAATTTTACGAGGGTGACTGCGCAAGACACGGGCTTGTATACATGCTTGGTGAGTAACTCTGTTGGGAATACCACAGCTTCTGCAACACTCAATGTAACTGCACAGGAGTGTATTACTTATTTTTCAACCATCACAGTAGAAACTGTGGAACCTTCTCAGGATGAGGCGCGGACAACAGAGCAGGTTTGGCCCACACCGGTCATTGAATGGGACACCACCAATGTGACAACCTCTCTCACACCACAGAGCACAAGGTCAACGGAAAAAACGTTCACCATCGCTGTGACAGATTTGAGCAATGGGATTCCAGGAATAGATGAGGTTATGAAGACTACCAAAATCATAATTGGTTGTTTTGTGGCAATCACTCTTATGGCAGCGGTGATGTTGGTCATTTTCTACAAAATGAGAAAGCAACATCACCGGCAAAACCACCATGCTCCAACACGAACTGTAGAGATCATTAATGTGGATGATGAGCTTACAGGTGACACGCCTATAGAAAGTCATTTGCCCATGCCAGCAATAGAGCATGAGCACCTAAATCACTATAACTCTTATAAGTCTCCTTTCAACCACACAACAACAGTTAACACAATAAATTCAATACACAGTTCAGTGCATGAACCATTATTGATCCGAATGAACTCGAAAGACAATGTGCAAGAGACTCAGATCTAA